The following coding sequences lie in one Alloacidobacterium dinghuense genomic window:
- a CDS encoding M48 family metallopeptidase, which translates to MKIRSTFLSPVLLLIAVATALPAHARFAQPPPCKNAFTPDREITEGKKAAAQVYKEMPVLPDSNPVTQYVQQLGAKLVQFAPGYAWPYSFHVVNQADINAFALPGGPIFVNLGTIQAAETEAQLAGVMAHEISHVVMRHATCNITKQQGQAPWWALGQLAAGVLLPGAGGAIAAEGVGAAAGMTFLKMGRDAEKQADLMGTDIAYDAGYDPRGMVQFFEIIQGKYGQGGTQFLSDHPNPGNRTEYVNAEIATLPPRTQWVKTTPEFQKIHKLVTSMHAYSAKEISSGAWKGHSANAPPATAASNPGSFEPNGQWTMLDGAGFSVQYPANWQAVEKAGVGATIAPQNGVVATATDGNTVIYGLIIDDFQPQQASDIGSATRQLIASIQQGNSGMKATTDVDEIRVNQRDARSIEFENQGASAGGGTEHDWLVTVARDDGSLSYMVFVAPQKDFETLRPVYEQMLRTFRVKS; encoded by the coding sequence GTGAAGATCAGATCCACTTTCCTCAGTCCTGTCCTTCTTCTCATTGCAGTCGCAACTGCCCTTCCCGCGCATGCCCGTTTTGCGCAGCCTCCTCCATGTAAGAACGCCTTTACTCCTGATCGTGAGATTACTGAAGGCAAGAAAGCAGCAGCCCAGGTTTACAAAGAGATGCCGGTGCTGCCCGATTCGAATCCGGTAACGCAGTATGTGCAGCAACTGGGGGCGAAGCTGGTGCAGTTTGCTCCGGGGTATGCGTGGCCCTATTCGTTTCATGTCGTCAATCAAGCCGATATCAACGCGTTTGCGCTGCCGGGTGGGCCGATCTTCGTCAACTTAGGCACGATTCAAGCAGCGGAGACCGAGGCGCAGCTTGCGGGCGTGATGGCGCACGAGATTTCGCATGTCGTGATGCGCCATGCGACCTGCAATATCACCAAGCAGCAGGGGCAGGCTCCGTGGTGGGCTTTGGGGCAGCTGGCGGCGGGCGTATTGCTCCCCGGTGCTGGTGGAGCGATTGCGGCGGAGGGAGTAGGCGCTGCGGCCGGCATGACGTTCCTCAAGATGGGGCGCGATGCAGAGAAGCAGGCCGACCTGATGGGCACCGATATCGCGTATGACGCTGGGTATGATCCGCGCGGGATGGTGCAGTTCTTCGAGATTATTCAAGGCAAGTATGGTCAGGGCGGGACGCAGTTTTTGAGCGACCACCCCAATCCCGGCAACCGCACGGAGTATGTCAACGCCGAGATCGCGACCCTGCCGCCGCGCACGCAGTGGGTGAAGACGACGCCTGAGTTCCAGAAGATTCACAAGCTGGTGACGAGCATGCACGCGTACTCAGCAAAAGAGATTTCAAGCGGCGCATGGAAGGGGCACAGCGCCAACGCTCCTCCTGCAACAGCAGCTTCAAATCCCGGAAGCTTTGAACCCAACGGTCAATGGACGATGCTCGATGGTGCGGGGTTTTCCGTGCAGTATCCGGCGAACTGGCAAGCAGTCGAAAAGGCTGGCGTTGGCGCAACCATTGCGCCTCAGAATGGCGTAGTCGCTACCGCGACGGACGGCAACACGGTGATCTATGGCCTGATCATCGATGATTTCCAGCCGCAACAGGCGTCCGATATCGGCTCGGCGACGCGGCAATTGATTGCTTCAATCCAGCAGGGAAACAGCGGCATGAAAGCCACCACCGACGTCGACGAGATTCGCGTGAACCAGCGTGATGCGCGGAGCATCGAGTTCGAGAATCAGGGAGCATCGGCTGGCGGCGGAACCGAGCATGACTGGCTGGTAACAGTG
- a CDS encoding MarC family protein: MYGPANTALHELQHSTYVRFSLLAFSSIFFLVDPFAAIGSFLAITAGANPARRRRMAFKASLTCFIVLTAFAFAGQFIFSLFGIKLPAFEIAGGLILLLIGIDMLEAKRSPTQESSDETTEAATKEDAGIVPLGIPMLAGPGAISSVMVLVGQAPNHWQMFAIIGSIAITAAVSYGVLNGADRVRGILGETGIRILVRIMGLLLVALAVQFFVNGLTDLGVIARQD, from the coding sequence ATGTATGGTCCGGCGAACACGGCATTGCATGAGCTTCAGCATTCCACCTATGTCCGGTTTTCGCTGCTGGCTTTCAGCTCAATTTTCTTTCTGGTCGATCCATTTGCGGCGATTGGGTCGTTTCTGGCGATTACGGCAGGTGCAAATCCGGCACGGCGCAGGCGCATGGCCTTCAAGGCGTCCCTGACATGCTTTATCGTGCTCACGGCTTTCGCCTTTGCCGGGCAGTTTATCTTCAGCCTCTTCGGCATCAAGCTGCCGGCCTTTGAGATCGCCGGCGGGCTGATTCTGCTGCTGATTGGCATTGACATGCTGGAAGCCAAGCGGTCGCCTACCCAGGAATCGTCTGACGAGACGACAGAAGCTGCGACCAAAGAAGATGCGGGTATTGTGCCGCTTGGGATTCCAATGCTCGCTGGGCCGGGCGCGATTTCAAGCGTAATGGTGCTGGTAGGGCAGGCTCCGAACCACTGGCAGATGTTCGCTATCATCGGTTCCATCGCAATCACTGCGGCTGTCAGCTATGGCGTGCTGAATGGAGCCGATCGCGTGCGCGGGATCCTGGGAGAGACAGGGATTCGCATTCTCGTGCGCATCATGGGATTGCTCTTGGTAGCGCTGGCTGTGCAGTTCTTTGTGAATGGGTTGACCGATCTTGGTGTGATCGCTCGGCAAGACTAA
- a CDS encoding cytochrome D1 domain-containing protein, whose product MAVVIHSRAMKNSRLLLLLLCAPPLALLAQSAPHGVLLVANQTSQNLSIIDPATEKQIAAVPEDAYTGHEVAASPDGKLAFVPIYGNSGVGKPGTDGSTMDVLDIASRKLVKTVSFGHGVRPHKPVYDPNSGLLYVTTELDNSVTAIDPKTLKIVGAIPTGAAEAHMLAITGDGHYGYTANVGPGSVSVLDLKARKLVTVIPVAPTVQRISLSNDDKLVFVADYTKPQMAVIDTATNKVKNWIVLPAIGYGTASTKDGKWLLVAMTSANKVAVVDLSTLKVARTIDVPQGPTEILVRPDNAVAYVSCGHSNQVAVIDLAAWQAKTAIDAGKGADGLAWAQF is encoded by the coding sequence ATGGCAGTTGTGATACATTCGCGGGCGATGAAAAATTCACGTTTATTGCTTCTCCTATTGTGCGCGCCTCCGCTTGCGTTGTTGGCGCAGAGCGCTCCGCATGGTGTCCTGCTGGTTGCGAATCAGACAAGTCAGAATCTCAGCATCATCGACCCGGCAACGGAGAAGCAAATTGCCGCCGTTCCCGAAGACGCATACACCGGCCACGAAGTCGCAGCGTCTCCCGATGGGAAACTGGCTTTTGTGCCGATCTATGGCAACTCAGGCGTGGGCAAGCCAGGCACCGATGGCAGCACCATGGACGTCCTCGACATTGCCAGCCGCAAGCTGGTGAAGACGGTCAGCTTCGGTCATGGCGTGCGCCCGCATAAGCCTGTCTACGATCCAAACAGCGGGCTGCTCTACGTGACGACAGAGCTCGATAACTCAGTGACCGCGATTGATCCGAAAACGCTGAAGATTGTCGGCGCCATTCCAACGGGCGCGGCGGAAGCGCACATGCTGGCAATCACGGGCGACGGCCATTACGGCTATACCGCGAATGTCGGCCCAGGCAGCGTCTCAGTTCTCGATTTGAAAGCGCGAAAATTAGTCACGGTCATTCCGGTTGCGCCGACAGTGCAGCGTATCTCTCTCTCAAACGATGACAAACTGGTGTTCGTCGCTGACTACACGAAGCCACAGATGGCGGTAATCGATACGGCGACGAACAAGGTCAAGAACTGGATCGTCCTGCCTGCGATCGGCTACGGCACTGCGTCGACGAAAGACGGCAAGTGGCTGCTGGTTGCGATGACCTCAGCGAACAAAGTCGCGGTCGTCGATCTGTCCACGCTGAAAGTGGCGCGGACGATCGACGTACCGCAAGGGCCGACCGAAATTCTGGTACGGCCAGACAACGCCGTGGCTTATGTTTCGTGCGGGCATAGCAATCAGGTGGCTGTGATTGATCTTGCTGCCTGGCAGGCAAAGACCGCGATCGACGCCGGGAAAGGCGCGGACGGTCTGGCCTGGGCTCAATTCTGA
- a CDS encoding ABC transporter permease, whose amino-acid sequence MISWLQDLRYAIRQLRKSPGFSLTAIVTLALAIGANAVVFSVINGIILRPLNVPQAQNLYLIERASDKDTSQSYPDYIDFRERNRSFDDLAAFAIFEVALDTGRNPSLVWGEEASGNYFDALSIRPYLGRFFHASDEHGANSAPYIVLSYAFWHSRFHDDRGVVGRIVELNKHPFTILGVAPPEFRGTIVFAFPNFYVPIVNHEQLAAEAALNDRENRWIFMVIGHLKAGVTRAQATSDLNSIGSFLEKTYPKDERDTKFSLARPGLLGDQFGRPAQEFLAGLLLLSGLILLAACANLGSLFAARAADRGREVALRLALGSSRRRILRGLFTEAVLISLAGGAVGMWTAVLLLRWLSQWQPFGNFPIYIPVNPDATVYGLALLLSFISGFLFGVVPVNQVLRTNPYEVVKSGSSARVGRRMTVRDILLAVQIAICAVLVTSSLVAVRGLAHALHGNYGFEPRNAVLVGADLSMAGYSGNRVAPMQKRLIDAIAAIPGVEFAGLTDTLLLNGSNSSNVFTDKTIDMRASNAAASACIYHVSPEYLQAEGTTFLYGRALTWHDDKNSPRVAVVNREFARRLFGSAENAVGSYYKMPDGSRIQVIGIAEDGKYGSITEDPQAAMFLPILQYPSNSAWIVVRSRRDPQQLGTAIRSTLGQLDPGLPVQIEARYDEIGGALFPSQMAAVSLGVLGVMGAVLSITGIFGMAAYSVSKRLRELGIRVALGAPRKEVLKAALERAFKLLAFGSAAGLFLGILASKVLAVIVYEASPRDPLVMAGVVLAMSLVGLLATWIPARRALSIDPAILLREE is encoded by the coding sequence ATGATCAGCTGGTTGCAGGATCTTCGCTACGCAATTCGGCAATTGCGCAAGTCGCCTGGATTCAGCCTGACCGCCATTGTGACATTGGCTCTCGCCATCGGGGCAAATGCAGTTGTGTTCAGTGTTATCAACGGAATAATCCTGCGTCCCCTGAATGTGCCTCAAGCACAGAATCTGTACCTCATCGAGCGTGCGAGCGACAAGGATACAAGCCAGTCGTATCCCGATTACATCGATTTTCGCGAAAGAAATCGCAGCTTTGATGACTTGGCAGCCTTTGCAATCTTTGAGGTGGCGCTGGACACCGGGAGAAATCCATCTCTTGTCTGGGGTGAGGAGGCGAGCGGTAACTACTTCGACGCTTTAAGCATTCGGCCGTATCTCGGCCGTTTCTTTCATGCCTCCGATGAGCATGGCGCGAACAGTGCTCCGTATATCGTGCTCAGCTATGCATTCTGGCACAGCCGCTTTCACGATGATCGCGGTGTTGTAGGCCGCATCGTTGAACTCAACAAACATCCGTTTACGATTCTCGGCGTAGCCCCGCCCGAATTCCGCGGGACGATTGTCTTCGCCTTTCCCAATTTTTATGTACCGATCGTGAACCATGAGCAGCTCGCTGCGGAGGCCGCTCTGAATGACCGCGAAAACCGCTGGATTTTCATGGTCATCGGTCACTTGAAGGCCGGCGTCACTCGGGCACAAGCAACTTCGGACCTAAACTCGATTGGCTCGTTCCTGGAGAAGACGTATCCCAAAGACGAGCGCGATACGAAATTCTCTTTGGCGCGTCCCGGACTTCTGGGCGATCAGTTTGGCCGCCCGGCCCAGGAATTTCTTGCGGGATTGTTGTTGTTATCAGGGTTGATTCTGCTGGCCGCATGCGCCAATCTGGGCAGCCTGTTTGCAGCCCGTGCCGCTGACCGTGGGCGTGAAGTTGCCTTGCGTCTTGCGCTCGGATCGAGCCGCAGACGCATTTTGCGCGGACTGTTTACCGAAGCTGTGCTGATCTCGCTTGCTGGCGGCGCTGTTGGAATGTGGACCGCCGTTCTGCTGTTGCGGTGGCTGAGCCAATGGCAGCCGTTCGGGAATTTCCCCATATATATCCCTGTAAACCCCGACGCGACCGTTTATGGACTGGCTTTGCTGCTGAGCTTCATCAGCGGATTCCTCTTCGGAGTGGTCCCGGTGAACCAGGTGCTTCGCACAAATCCCTATGAAGTTGTTAAGTCCGGATCGTCCGCGAGAGTGGGGAGGCGAATGACCGTCCGGGACATATTGCTCGCAGTGCAAATCGCAATCTGCGCCGTACTCGTCACGTCTTCGCTGGTTGCCGTGCGCGGGCTGGCACACGCTCTGCACGGCAATTACGGCTTTGAGCCACGGAATGCCGTGCTGGTGGGCGCGGACCTGAGTATGGCAGGTTACAGCGGCAATCGAGTTGCTCCGATGCAAAAACGCCTGATCGATGCGATCGCAGCGATTCCCGGAGTGGAGTTCGCGGGATTGACTGACACGTTGCTGCTGAATGGTTCGAACTCCTCAAATGTCTTTACCGATAAAACCATAGACATGCGGGCATCGAATGCCGCAGCCAGCGCCTGTATATACCACGTATCTCCCGAGTACCTTCAGGCGGAGGGCACTACGTTCTTGTATGGCAGAGCACTTACATGGCACGACGACAAAAACTCGCCGCGCGTTGCCGTTGTGAATCGGGAGTTCGCGCGCAGACTCTTTGGCTCAGCAGAAAACGCTGTGGGCAGCTATTACAAGATGCCGGATGGATCGCGCATACAGGTAATAGGGATTGCCGAGGACGGCAAGTACGGGTCTATCACCGAAGACCCCCAGGCAGCGATGTTTCTCCCGATCCTGCAATATCCATCGAACTCCGCGTGGATAGTGGTGCGCTCTCGGCGGGACCCGCAGCAACTGGGGACAGCCATAAGAAGCACGCTGGGGCAACTGGATCCGGGACTGCCTGTTCAGATTGAGGCCCGATACGATGAAATCGGCGGGGCTTTGTTTCCCTCCCAGATGGCGGCAGTATCGCTGGGCGTGCTGGGCGTGATGGGCGCCGTGCTGTCAATCACCGGAATCTTCGGAATGGCCGCGTACTCTGTCAGCAAGCGGCTCCGGGAATTAGGAATCCGCGTTGCCCTCGGCGCACCACGGAAGGAAGTGCTAAAGGCAGCCTTGGAACGGGCTTTCAAATTGCTGGCTTTTGGTTCGGCAGCGGGGCTGTTTCTCGGAATCCTCGCAAGCAAGGTTCTCGCGGTTATCGTGTATGAAGCCTCGCCCCGCGATCCACTGGTCATGGCTGGTGTCGTTCTGGCAATGTCGTTGGTAGGGCTTCTCGCTACGTGGATCCCGGCGCGTCGCGCTCTCTCGATCGATCCTGCGATATTGCTGCGCGAGGAATGA
- a CDS encoding ThuA domain-containing protein yields MRCYRTILRLSLITVFCLLFATLSHAQQAANPLVPPVPHAKTIHLKHVLVIGETKGFEHDSVPDAMAAIFNMGQESGLWDTTLRTDTELLTKKDLGNRNAKNLNYFDAIVFTSTTGELDMDDSQKADMMSFIKEDGKGFVGIHAALDTNYKWPEYGEMIGGWFDQHPWMTFNAPIINEDPNFPAVRHFPHEFVKYDEIYQPKEWSRDKVNVLLSLDPSRLDYNNNPRIHRTDHDFAVAWSKMYGKGRVFYSTLGHTEEAWSDPDIRKMYFEAVKWVLGMTDGSTVSHPSPTQP; encoded by the coding sequence TTGCGCTGCTACCGGACCATTCTTCGCCTTTCCCTCATCACTGTTTTCTGTCTCTTGTTTGCGACCCTATCCCACGCGCAGCAGGCAGCAAACCCGCTCGTTCCACCAGTGCCCCACGCAAAGACCATTCACCTCAAGCACGTGCTGGTGATCGGTGAAACCAAAGGCTTCGAACACGATTCAGTTCCCGATGCGATGGCGGCCATCTTCAACATGGGACAAGAGAGCGGCTTGTGGGACACGACGCTACGCACCGACACCGAACTGCTCACCAAGAAAGACCTCGGCAATAGAAACGCTAAAAATCTCAACTACTTTGACGCCATCGTCTTCACCAGCACCACGGGCGAGCTGGACATGGACGACAGCCAGAAAGCCGACATGATGTCCTTCATCAAGGAAGACGGCAAAGGCTTTGTCGGCATCCATGCGGCGCTCGATACGAATTACAAATGGCCCGAATACGGCGAAATGATCGGCGGCTGGTTTGACCAGCATCCCTGGATGACCTTCAACGCGCCCATCATCAATGAGGACCCGAACTTCCCCGCTGTCCGCCACTTTCCTCATGAGTTCGTGAAGTACGACGAGATCTACCAGCCCAAGGAATGGTCCCGCGACAAAGTTAACGTCCTGCTCAGCCTTGATCCCTCAAGGCTCGATTACAACAACAACCCGCGCATTCATCGAACGGATCATGATTTCGCGGTCGCATGGTCGAAGATGTACGGCAAGGGCCGGGTCTTCTACTCGACCCTCGGCCACACGGAAGAAGCCTGGAGCGATCCCGATATCCGGAAGATGTACTTTGAAGCTGTGAAGTGGGTTCTCGGCATGACGGACGGCAGCACAGTCTCGCATCCAAGTCCTACACAGCCATGA
- a CDS encoding type II toxin-antitoxin system RelE/ParE family toxin: protein MQCTTHYPTREKVISRTTLRLTDAAASDLAEIWKHIAVEASEEIATRFLTCVVARFDQVLRFPMSGSPRPQLATHLRVIFHDNYAIYYLPRLNEIVIVRVLHGSRDLEAIAEEEGFAL, encoded by the coding sequence ATTCAATGCACAACGCATTATCCAACGCGGGAGAAAGTTATTAGCCGAACGACCCTCCGTCTAACGGACGCTGCTGCAAGTGACCTGGCGGAAATCTGGAAGCACATAGCAGTCGAAGCATCGGAGGAAATTGCGACGCGATTTTTAACCTGCGTCGTTGCGAGATTTGATCAGGTCTTACGGTTTCCAATGTCGGGAAGTCCGCGTCCGCAACTTGCAACGCATTTACGCGTGATCTTTCACGACAACTACGCGATTTATTACTTGCCTCGTCTGAACGAAATCGTGATCGTGCGGGTACTGCATGGTTCTCGCGATTTGGAAGCGATTGCAGAAGAGGAAGGGTTTGCGCTCTAA
- a CDS encoding ribbon-helix-helix domain-containing protein yields MASIERMTITLPTEMAGIVKDAVEGGDYASSSEVIREALRDWKLKRELRIQKIAELKAEIDRGLEDVAKGRVKKFNAQRIIQRGRKLLAERPSV; encoded by the coding sequence ATGGCCAGTATTGAGCGCATGACGATCACATTGCCTACTGAGATGGCGGGCATTGTGAAAGACGCCGTGGAGGGCGGGGACTACGCTTCTTCAAGCGAAGTGATTCGGGAAGCCCTGCGCGACTGGAAATTAAAACGTGAGCTGCGAATCCAGAAAATCGCTGAACTCAAGGCTGAAATTGACCGAGGTTTAGAGGATGTTGCGAAAGGCCGAGTCAAGAAATTCAATGCACAACGCATTATCCAACGCGGGAGAAAGTTATTAGCCGAACGACCCTCCGTCTAA
- the ade gene encoding adenine deaminase — protein sequence MRETLERRIDQALSRMPADLVIRNARILDLVTGELRAGDIAICGDRIVGTLDTYSGVREIDAKGRIAVPGFIDSHVHCESTLVTPGEFDRCVLPRGTTTAICDPHEICNVLGQEGLQYFLNSAMGTVMDLRVQLSSCVPATNLETSGARLTVHDLAPHRHHPKVIGLAEFMNVPGVLNKDPECLDKLAAFEGQHIDGHAPLLSGKSLNAYLACGVRNCHETTNINEGREKLSKGMQVLIREGTVSKDLAALAPLISEFTSPFLGFCTDDRNPLDIFEEGHLDCLVRRAIALAAPVAAVYRTASWSAARGFGLTDRGLVAPGYLADILLLDDLETCAVSMVLRRGREITAESFENRSLPVPHGENSMRLARVSARQFAVLASGPSAPVIGIIPGKILTEHLQASLIYRDGERHADPANDLLKICIVERHGRNGNIGRGFVKGFGLRHGALASSVGHDSHNVCVVGSNNEDMALAVNRLVELGGGFVAVQGGAVRAELALPFAGLMSLNTFEDVRHKLEALRAAVRAMGCPLPDPFLQLAFLQLPVIPHLKITDFGMVDVDRFELIEV from the coding sequence ATGAGAGAGACGCTGGAGCGACGAATCGATCAGGCTCTCAGCCGGATGCCTGCCGATCTTGTCATTCGCAATGCGCGGATTCTGGATCTCGTTACTGGCGAGCTTCGTGCCGGGGACATTGCGATTTGCGGCGATCGCATCGTCGGAACTCTTGACACATACAGCGGCGTGCGCGAGATCGACGCGAAGGGACGCATCGCTGTTCCCGGATTCATCGATAGCCACGTCCATTGTGAAAGCACACTTGTCACTCCCGGCGAGTTCGATCGCTGCGTTCTTCCCCGCGGGACTACGACCGCAATCTGCGATCCGCATGAGATCTGTAACGTGCTCGGGCAGGAAGGGCTCCAATATTTTCTCAATAGCGCAATGGGCACGGTGATGGATCTTCGGGTTCAGCTTTCTTCATGCGTACCTGCTACGAATCTTGAAACATCGGGTGCTCGACTTACAGTCCACGATCTGGCGCCGCATCGGCATCATCCAAAGGTGATCGGTCTCGCCGAATTCATGAATGTGCCCGGCGTTCTGAATAAAGACCCCGAGTGTCTGGACAAGCTGGCTGCGTTTGAGGGGCAACATATTGATGGGCATGCGCCGCTGCTCTCAGGGAAATCGCTGAATGCTTATCTAGCGTGCGGCGTTCGTAACTGCCACGAAACAACAAATATCAACGAGGGGCGCGAAAAGCTTTCGAAGGGAATGCAGGTGCTGATCCGCGAAGGCACGGTCTCGAAGGACCTGGCGGCGCTGGCTCCGCTGATCAGCGAATTCACCTCGCCCTTTCTGGGATTTTGTACGGACGACAGGAACCCACTGGATATTTTTGAGGAAGGTCATCTGGACTGCCTGGTTCGTCGCGCGATTGCTCTGGCTGCGCCGGTGGCCGCTGTCTATCGCACTGCGAGTTGGTCGGCTGCGCGTGGCTTTGGGCTGACGGATCGGGGACTGGTCGCGCCGGGGTATCTTGCGGATATTCTGCTGCTCGATGATCTCGAGACCTGCGCGGTCAGCATGGTCTTGCGTCGCGGCCGCGAAATTACAGCCGAGTCATTTGAGAACCGTTCGCTGCCTGTTCCGCATGGTGAGAACTCGATGCGGCTTGCGCGTGTAAGCGCGCGGCAATTTGCAGTGCTCGCTTCAGGGCCTTCAGCGCCGGTGATCGGAATTATTCCAGGCAAAATTCTCACAGAGCACTTGCAAGCAAGTCTGATCTATCGCGATGGAGAGCGTCACGCAGACCCGGCAAATGACCTGCTGAAAATCTGTATTGTGGAGCGGCATGGACGCAACGGCAACATCGGCCGCGGTTTTGTGAAAGGCTTTGGGCTGCGGCATGGAGCGCTGGCCTCGTCCGTTGGTCACGACAGCCACAATGTGTGCGTAGTGGGCAGCAATAATGAGGACATGGCACTCGCCGTGAATCGCTTGGTTGAACTGGGCGGCGGTTTCGTAGCCGTCCAAGGCGGAGCGGTGCGCGCAGAGTTGGCATTACCCTTTGCCGGATTGATGAGCCTGAACACCTTCGAGGATGTGAGGCACAAGCTTGAGGCTCTGCGTGCGGCGGTGCGAGCCATGGGCTGTCCGCTGCCTGATCCGTTTTTGCAGCTTGCTTTTCTGCAACTGCCGGTGATTCCGCATTTAAAGATTACAGATTTTGGGATGGTGGACGTGGACCGGTTTGAGTTGATTGAGGTTTAG
- a CDS encoding FUSC family protein: MPLPATSEPSARPQSGGYFTDSYVFNWHNQTFRDDLVLLPAIAICLGAGVALGHPAAGMIAGGGAMTVGFGAKQSIDDSRLLPMLFVSIGMTFAAFLGVIIGYTNYLLVPIAALWAFGYGMLTTREEGYSWVGQQCVITFLVASAFPASLGPACNRALLILAGGTIQLAFSAILLRLFRQLGGHLASLAQYVHAEQLALRSAYLMATQSILGRRFLSSAIPYSLRLAVTLAVTTEIYRRMNFPSGYWIPMTALLVLKPGITDTVSRAIARLVGTFAAAIVVSSCLAQLPSPSPTVLAAFTLIFAWFSYGTNNVNYALFSVCITGYIVFLLSINNVPGPLVAQRRAISTAIGGSIALAVRLIVIYRRKKELKKSGAALPQST; the protein is encoded by the coding sequence ATGCCGCTTCCTGCAACATCAGAACCATCGGCACGACCACAAAGCGGCGGATACTTCACCGACAGCTACGTTTTTAACTGGCACAACCAGACTTTTCGCGACGACCTTGTGCTGCTGCCGGCCATCGCGATCTGCCTTGGTGCAGGCGTCGCGCTCGGCCATCCCGCAGCGGGCATGATCGCGGGCGGCGGCGCGATGACCGTCGGCTTTGGCGCAAAGCAGAGTATTGACGACTCCCGCCTGCTGCCGATGCTCTTCGTTTCCATCGGCATGACCTTCGCTGCATTTCTCGGCGTGATCATCGGCTACACGAATTACTTGCTGGTTCCCATAGCCGCGCTCTGGGCCTTCGGCTACGGCATGCTCACCACGCGCGAGGAGGGCTACAGCTGGGTGGGCCAGCAATGCGTCATTACATTTCTCGTCGCCTCAGCATTTCCGGCGTCTTTGGGACCCGCATGCAACCGCGCTCTTCTCATCCTTGCCGGTGGAACCATCCAACTCGCCTTCAGTGCGATTTTGCTCCGGCTTTTCCGTCAGCTCGGGGGCCATCTTGCTTCACTCGCCCAATATGTCCACGCTGAGCAGCTTGCCCTGCGCTCTGCTTATCTGATGGCCACGCAATCGATCCTGGGACGCCGATTTCTGAGTTCGGCGATCCCCTACTCCTTACGCCTGGCTGTTACGCTTGCGGTCACGACCGAAATCTACCGCCGCATGAATTTCCCCAGCGGCTACTGGATTCCGATGACCGCCCTGCTCGTCCTCAAGCCCGGCATCACGGATACCGTCAGCCGCGCCATCGCGCGCCTTGTCGGCACCTTCGCCGCAGCGATCGTCGTCAGTTCCTGCCTCGCGCAGCTTCCAAGCCCGTCCCCGACCGTGCTCGCAGCCTTCACCCTGATCTTTGCGTGGTTCTCCTATGGGACGAACAACGTCAACTACGCGCTTTTCTCGGTCTGCATTACCGGATACATCGTCTTCCTGCTCTCGATCAACAATGTCCCCGGCCCACTCGTCGCTCAACGCCGCGCCATTTCCACCGCGATCGGCGGATCGATTGCTCTAGCCGTGCGCTTGATTGTTATTTATCGCCGCAAGAAGGAGCTGAAAAAGAGCGGAGCCGCGCTCCCACAAAGCACGTAG
- a CDS encoding PadR family transcriptional regulator has product MKLRLSPQTLSVLDAFLDAPKEWRYGYDISRDTGLKSGTLYPILMRMAERKLLETSWETVEEGKPPRHLYRLTPDGMQFTREHRRSRATGLRRAALGEAKG; this is encoded by the coding sequence GTGAAGCTGAGACTGTCGCCGCAAACGCTGAGTGTTCTGGATGCCTTTCTTGATGCTCCGAAGGAGTGGAGGTACGGGTACGACATCAGCCGGGACACGGGGTTGAAGTCGGGTACGCTGTATCCGATCCTTATGCGGATGGCGGAGCGGAAGCTGCTGGAAACGTCGTGGGAGACAGTGGAAGAGGGCAAGCCGCCGCGGCACCTTTACCGGCTGACGCCGGATGGGATGCAGTTTACGCGCGAGCACCGGCGGTCGCGTGCAACGGGTTTGCGGCGTGCCGCGCTGGGCGAGGCGAAGGGCTGA